From the Anabas testudineus chromosome 23, fAnaTes1.2, whole genome shotgun sequence genome, one window contains:
- the eps8a gene encoding epidermal growth factor receptor kinase substrate 8a isoform X2 codes for MNGYETPVLASGIFGSYSSHVNGHGSHSPEPPKNKAKSSAKALYGHFNLSLDKWNQSFKQRKHYTKTSINSLTDTSQYQVEHLTTFVLDRKDGMITVDDGIRRLRLLDAKGKVWTQEMLLQVEEKSVSLIDQETKNELENFPIGTIQHCQAVTNACSYDSILALVCKESGQTKPDLHLFQCDDIKATLVHADIDSAMTDAKGGKVKKRPETLKMILKSDGVIPPPPAAPAPEPPASSAQVDVKSRAAAWSAWTSEQQDHEKQRQTTEEDGPVEMTAARVDRDVQILNHILDDIEFFVTKLQKAAEAFTELSKRKKIKKGKKRGPGEGVLTLRSRPPGEDEFIDCLQKFKHAFNQLGKLKDHIQNPSAVDLVHFLFSPLRMVIQASGSVDLARSVVVPLLTREAIDFLHSSGTAEERHLWVTLGDGWTKCRLEWPKDHYFAPCVLKFRDGWEPPALPVVTASREQELTQLAESLTNAEVQRQDELQLRLAQEQSAVQMFPPADGYAFTNTTYKRMQILDQDTAMAAFKQAVSRHVDRGFDGDCRGPAKLFAKSKYDFVARNNTELSVLKDEVVEVLDDRKQWWKVRNGAGASGYVPNNILEVTKAVDITGRGEPIYSHTIQKQTTKTDYIPSKPVVTPMPPAPTPPPPAPNRLPTPPLPPPAAEAGSSTISRQNSSTSSDNGSIAIRDQNHQRPAAGTRRKSNMEEVQDELMHRLTLGRSAQKKLPAPPRSNSNLPSISITYDSSPEDVRTWLEAKGFSPVTITSLGVLTGAQLFSLNKEELKTVCPDDGARVYSQVTVQKAALEKSSGSELEEIMRRRQEKLAASTCDSGVESFDEGSTH; via the exons ATGAACGGATACGAGACTCCAGTTCTGGCCTCTGGGATCTTCGGCTCCTACAGCTCACACGTCAA CGGCCATGGCTCTCACTCTCCTGAGCCTCCTAAAAACAAAGCCAAGTCCAGTGCCAAAGCTCTGTACG GTCACTTTAATCTTTCCTTGGACAAATGGAACCAAAGTTTCa AACAAAGGAAACATTACACCAAAACCAGCATCAACAGCCTGACGGACACGTCGCAGTACCAGGTGGAG CATCTGACCACATTTGTGTTGGACCGTAAAGACGGGATGATCACCGTGGACGATGGGATCAGACGTCTTCGTCTGCTGGACGCTAAAGGGAAAGTCTGGACTCAGgagatgctgctgcaggtggaggAGAAAAGTGTCAGCCTCATCGACCAGGAGACGAAG AACGAGTTGGAGAACTTCCCCATCGGGACCATCCAGCACTGTCAGGCTGTGACCAACGCCTGCAGCTACGACTCCATCCTGGCTCTGGTGTGTAAAGAGTCGGGTCAGACTAAGCCAGACCTCCACCTGTTCCAGTGTGATGACATCAAG GCCACTCTGGTCCACGCAGACATAGACAGTGCCATGACCGACGCCAAAGGAGGCAAAGTGAAGAAGCGACCAGAGACTCTGAA GATGATCCTGAAGAGTGACGGGGTCATCCCCCCTCCCCCAGCAGCTCCCGCCCCTGAACCCCCGGCGTCGTCCGCTCAGGTGGACGTAAAGAGCCGAGCGGCGGCCTGGTCGGCCTGGACCAGTGAGCAGCAAGACC atgagaagcagagacagacgacagaagAGGACGGGCCGGTGGAGATGACGGCAGCCAGAGTGGACCGAGACGTG caaaTCCTGAACCACATCCTGGATGACATCGAGTTCTTCGTCACCAAACTTCAAAAGGCTGCCGAGGCTTTTACCGAGCTCTCCAAGAGGAAGAAGATCAAGAAAGGCAAAAAGAGAGGTCCAGGAG AGGGGGTCCTGACTCTTCGCTCCAGACCTCCGGGGGAGGACGAGTTCATCGACTGTCTGCAGAAGTTCAAACACGCCTTCAACCAGCTG GGGAAACTGAAGGACCACATCCAGAACCCCAGCGCTGTGGACCTGGTTCACTTCCTGTTCAGCCCCCTCAGGATG GTGATCCAGGCGTCGGGCAGCGTGGATCTGGCTCGCAGCGTCGTGGTTCCCCTGCTGACCAGAGAGGCCATCGACTTCCTCCACTCCTCAGGAACAGCTGAGGAGAGACACCTGTGGGTCACTCTGGGAGACGGGTGGACAAAGTGCAG GTTGGAGTGGCCCAAGGACCATTACTTTGCTCCCTGCGTGCTGAAGTTTCGTGACGGCTGGGAGCCTCCTGCGTTACCAGTGGTGACTGCGAGTCGGGAACAGGAGCTGACCCAGCTGGCCGAGAGCCTTACCAACGCTGAGGTCCAGAGACAAGACGAGCTGCAGCTCAGACTGGCCCAGGAG cagtcgGCGGTGCAGATGTTCCCTCCTGCAGATGGGTACGCCTTCACCAACACCACCTACAAACGCATGCAGATCCTGGATCAGGACACGGCCATGGCTGCATTTAAACAGGCTGTCAGCCGCCATGTCGACCG AGGTTTCGATGGAGACTGCAGAGGTCCGGCTAAACTTTTCGCCAAATCTAAATATGACTTTGTGGCAAGAAACAACACGGAGCTGTCTGTCCTCAAAGACGAGGTGGTCGAG GTTCTTGATGACAGGAAGCAGTGGTGGAAAGTCCGCAATGGTGCCGGGGCGTCCGGCTACGTGCCCAACAACATCCTGGAGGTCACCAAAGCAGTGGACATCACGGGCCGAGGAGAGCCCATCTACAGCCACACCATCCAG AAGCAGACTACGAAGACGGACTACATCCCCAGTAAACCTGTAGTAACGCCGATGCCGCCGGCCCCCACGCCGCCTCCTCCGGCCCCCAACAGGCTCCCCACGCCACCGCTGCCTCCCCCGGCTGCAGAAGCCGGCAGCAGCACGATCAGCCGCCAGAACAGCAGCACGTCCAGCGACAACGGCAGCATCGCCATCAGGGACCAGAACCACCAGAGACCTGCAGCCGGAACCC GCAGGAAATCGAACATGGAGGAGGTTCAGGACGAGCTGATGCACAGACTGACTTTGGGCCGCAGCGCTCAGAAGAAGCTCCCGGCTCCACCCCGCAGCAACAGCAACCTGCCGTCCATCAGCATCACCTATGACTCCTCACCTGAGGACGTCAGAACCTGGTTGGAGGCCAAAGGCTTCAGCCCAGT cacCATCACCAGCCTCGGCGTGCTGACCGGGGCTCAGCTCTTTTCTCTCAACAAAGAGGAGCTGAAGACGGTTTGTCCTGACGACGGAGCTCGAGTCTACAGTCAGGTCACGGTGCAGAAGGCTGCGCTCGAG AAGAGTTCAGGCTCTGAGCTCGAGGAGATCATGAGGAGGCGGCAGGAGAAACTGGCAGCCAGCACCTGTGATTCAGGGGTGGAGTCTTTTGATGAAGGCAGCACCCACTGA
- the eps8a gene encoding epidermal growth factor receptor kinase substrate 8a isoform X9 has product MNGYETPVLASGIFGSYSSHVNGHGSHSPEPPKNKAKSSAKALYGHFNLSLDKWNQSFKQRKHYTKTSINSLTDTSQYQVEHLTTFVLDRKDGMITVDDGIRRLRLLDAKGKVWTQEMLLQVEEKSVSLIDQETKNELENFPIGTIQHCQAVTNACSYDSILALVCKESGQTKPDLHLFQCDDIKATLVHADIDSAMTDAKGGKVKKRPETLKMILKSDGVIPPPPAAPAPEPPASSAQVDVKSRAAAWSAWTSEQQDPDEKQRQTTEEDGPVEMTAARVDRDVQILNHILDDIEFFVTKLQKAAEAFTELSKRKKIKKGKKRGPGEGVLTLRSRPPGEDEFIDCLQKFKHAFNQLGKLKDHIQNPSAVDLVHFLFSPLRMVIQASGSVDLARSVVVPLLTREAIDFLHSSGTAEERHLWVTLGDGWTKCRLEWPKDHYFAPCVLKFRDGWEPPALPVVTASREQELTQLAESLTNAEVQRQDELQLRLAQEQSAVQMFPPADGGFDGDCRGPAKLFAKSKYDFVARNNTELSVLKDEVVEVLDDRKQWWKVRNGAGASGYVPNNILEVTKAVDITGRGEPIYSHTIQKQTTKTDYIPSKPVVTPMPPAPTPPPPAPNRLPTPPLPPPAAEAGSSTISRQNSSTSSDNGSIAIRDQNHQRPAAGTRRKSNMEEVQDELMHRLTLGRSAQKKLPAPPRSNSNLPSISITYDSSPEDVRTWLEAKGFSPVTITSLGVLTGAQLFSLNKEELKTVCPDDGARVYSQVTVQKAALEKSSGSELEEIMRRRQEKLAASTCDSGVESFDEGSTH; this is encoded by the exons ATGAACGGATACGAGACTCCAGTTCTGGCCTCTGGGATCTTCGGCTCCTACAGCTCACACGTCAA CGGCCATGGCTCTCACTCTCCTGAGCCTCCTAAAAACAAAGCCAAGTCCAGTGCCAAAGCTCTGTACG GTCACTTTAATCTTTCCTTGGACAAATGGAACCAAAGTTTCa AACAAAGGAAACATTACACCAAAACCAGCATCAACAGCCTGACGGACACGTCGCAGTACCAGGTGGAG CATCTGACCACATTTGTGTTGGACCGTAAAGACGGGATGATCACCGTGGACGATGGGATCAGACGTCTTCGTCTGCTGGACGCTAAAGGGAAAGTCTGGACTCAGgagatgctgctgcaggtggaggAGAAAAGTGTCAGCCTCATCGACCAGGAGACGAAG AACGAGTTGGAGAACTTCCCCATCGGGACCATCCAGCACTGTCAGGCTGTGACCAACGCCTGCAGCTACGACTCCATCCTGGCTCTGGTGTGTAAAGAGTCGGGTCAGACTAAGCCAGACCTCCACCTGTTCCAGTGTGATGACATCAAG GCCACTCTGGTCCACGCAGACATAGACAGTGCCATGACCGACGCCAAAGGAGGCAAAGTGAAGAAGCGACCAGAGACTCTGAA GATGATCCTGAAGAGTGACGGGGTCATCCCCCCTCCCCCAGCAGCTCCCGCCCCTGAACCCCCGGCGTCGTCCGCTCAGGTGGACGTAAAGAGCCGAGCGGCGGCCTGGTCGGCCTGGACCAGTGAGCAGCAAGACC cagatgagaagcagagacagacgacagaagAGGACGGGCCGGTGGAGATGACGGCAGCCAGAGTGGACCGAGACGTG caaaTCCTGAACCACATCCTGGATGACATCGAGTTCTTCGTCACCAAACTTCAAAAGGCTGCCGAGGCTTTTACCGAGCTCTCCAAGAGGAAGAAGATCAAGAAAGGCAAAAAGAGAGGTCCAGGAG AGGGGGTCCTGACTCTTCGCTCCAGACCTCCGGGGGAGGACGAGTTCATCGACTGTCTGCAGAAGTTCAAACACGCCTTCAACCAGCTG GGGAAACTGAAGGACCACATCCAGAACCCCAGCGCTGTGGACCTGGTTCACTTCCTGTTCAGCCCCCTCAGGATG GTGATCCAGGCGTCGGGCAGCGTGGATCTGGCTCGCAGCGTCGTGGTTCCCCTGCTGACCAGAGAGGCCATCGACTTCCTCCACTCCTCAGGAACAGCTGAGGAGAGACACCTGTGGGTCACTCTGGGAGACGGGTGGACAAAGTGCAG GTTGGAGTGGCCCAAGGACCATTACTTTGCTCCCTGCGTGCTGAAGTTTCGTGACGGCTGGGAGCCTCCTGCGTTACCAGTGGTGACTGCGAGTCGGGAACAGGAGCTGACCCAGCTGGCCGAGAGCCTTACCAACGCTGAGGTCCAGAGACAAGACGAGCTGCAGCTCAGACTGGCCCAGGAG cagtcgGCGGTGCAGATGTTCCCTCCTGCAGATGG AGGTTTCGATGGAGACTGCAGAGGTCCGGCTAAACTTTTCGCCAAATCTAAATATGACTTTGTGGCAAGAAACAACACGGAGCTGTCTGTCCTCAAAGACGAGGTGGTCGAG GTTCTTGATGACAGGAAGCAGTGGTGGAAAGTCCGCAATGGTGCCGGGGCGTCCGGCTACGTGCCCAACAACATCCTGGAGGTCACCAAAGCAGTGGACATCACGGGCCGAGGAGAGCCCATCTACAGCCACACCATCCAG AAGCAGACTACGAAGACGGACTACATCCCCAGTAAACCTGTAGTAACGCCGATGCCGCCGGCCCCCACGCCGCCTCCTCCGGCCCCCAACAGGCTCCCCACGCCACCGCTGCCTCCCCCGGCTGCAGAAGCCGGCAGCAGCACGATCAGCCGCCAGAACAGCAGCACGTCCAGCGACAACGGCAGCATCGCCATCAGGGACCAGAACCACCAGAGACCTGCAGCCGGAACCC GCAGGAAATCGAACATGGAGGAGGTTCAGGACGAGCTGATGCACAGACTGACTTTGGGCCGCAGCGCTCAGAAGAAGCTCCCGGCTCCACCCCGCAGCAACAGCAACCTGCCGTCCATCAGCATCACCTATGACTCCTCACCTGAGGACGTCAGAACCTGGTTGGAGGCCAAAGGCTTCAGCCCAGT cacCATCACCAGCCTCGGCGTGCTGACCGGGGCTCAGCTCTTTTCTCTCAACAAAGAGGAGCTGAAGACGGTTTGTCCTGACGACGGAGCTCGAGTCTACAGTCAGGTCACGGTGCAGAAGGCTGCGCTCGAG AAGAGTTCAGGCTCTGAGCTCGAGGAGATCATGAGGAGGCGGCAGGAGAAACTGGCAGCCAGCACCTGTGATTCAGGGGTGGAGTCTTTTGATGAAGGCAGCACCCACTGA
- the eps8a gene encoding epidermal growth factor receptor kinase substrate 8a isoform X7 encodes MNGYETPVLASGIFGSYSSHVNGHGSHSPEPPKNKAKSSAKALYEQRKHYTKTSINSLTDTSQYQVEHLTTFVLDRKDGMITVDDGIRRLRLLDAKGKVWTQEMLLQVEEKSVSLIDQETKNELENFPIGTIQHCQAVTNACSYDSILALVCKESGQTKPDLHLFQCDDIKATLVHADIDSAMTDAKGGKVKKRPETLKMILKSDGVIPPPPAAPAPEPPASSAQVDVKSRAAAWSAWTSEQQDHEKQRQTTEEDGPVEMTAARVDRDVQILNHILDDIEFFVTKLQKAAEAFTELSKRKKIKKGKKRGPGEGVLTLRSRPPGEDEFIDCLQKFKHAFNQLGKLKDHIQNPSAVDLVHFLFSPLRMVIQASGSVDLARSVVVPLLTREAIDFLHSSGTAEERHLWVTLGDGWTKCRLEWPKDHYFAPCVLKFRDGWEPPALPVVTASREQELTQLAESLTNAEVQRQDELQLRLAQEQSAVQMFPPADGYAFTNTTYKRMQILDQDTAMAAFKQAVSRHVDRGFDGDCRGPAKLFAKSKYDFVARNNTELSVLKDEVVEVLDDRKQWWKVRNGAGASGYVPNNILEVTKAVDITGRGEPIYSHTIQKQTTKTDYIPSKPVVTPMPPAPTPPPPAPNRLPTPPLPPPAAEAGSSTISRQNSSTSSDNGSIAIRDQNHQRPAAGTRRKSNMEEVQDELMHRLTLGRSAQKKLPAPPRSNSNLPSISITYDSSPEDVRTWLEAKGFSPVTITSLGVLTGAQLFSLNKEELKTVCPDDGARVYSQVTVQKAALEKSSGSELEEIMRRRQEKLAASTCDSGVESFDEGSTH; translated from the exons ATGAACGGATACGAGACTCCAGTTCTGGCCTCTGGGATCTTCGGCTCCTACAGCTCACACGTCAA CGGCCATGGCTCTCACTCTCCTGAGCCTCCTAAAAACAAAGCCAAGTCCAGTGCCAAAGCTCTGTACG AACAAAGGAAACATTACACCAAAACCAGCATCAACAGCCTGACGGACACGTCGCAGTACCAGGTGGAG CATCTGACCACATTTGTGTTGGACCGTAAAGACGGGATGATCACCGTGGACGATGGGATCAGACGTCTTCGTCTGCTGGACGCTAAAGGGAAAGTCTGGACTCAGgagatgctgctgcaggtggaggAGAAAAGTGTCAGCCTCATCGACCAGGAGACGAAG AACGAGTTGGAGAACTTCCCCATCGGGACCATCCAGCACTGTCAGGCTGTGACCAACGCCTGCAGCTACGACTCCATCCTGGCTCTGGTGTGTAAAGAGTCGGGTCAGACTAAGCCAGACCTCCACCTGTTCCAGTGTGATGACATCAAG GCCACTCTGGTCCACGCAGACATAGACAGTGCCATGACCGACGCCAAAGGAGGCAAAGTGAAGAAGCGACCAGAGACTCTGAA GATGATCCTGAAGAGTGACGGGGTCATCCCCCCTCCCCCAGCAGCTCCCGCCCCTGAACCCCCGGCGTCGTCCGCTCAGGTGGACGTAAAGAGCCGAGCGGCGGCCTGGTCGGCCTGGACCAGTGAGCAGCAAGACC atgagaagcagagacagacgacagaagAGGACGGGCCGGTGGAGATGACGGCAGCCAGAGTGGACCGAGACGTG caaaTCCTGAACCACATCCTGGATGACATCGAGTTCTTCGTCACCAAACTTCAAAAGGCTGCCGAGGCTTTTACCGAGCTCTCCAAGAGGAAGAAGATCAAGAAAGGCAAAAAGAGAGGTCCAGGAG AGGGGGTCCTGACTCTTCGCTCCAGACCTCCGGGGGAGGACGAGTTCATCGACTGTCTGCAGAAGTTCAAACACGCCTTCAACCAGCTG GGGAAACTGAAGGACCACATCCAGAACCCCAGCGCTGTGGACCTGGTTCACTTCCTGTTCAGCCCCCTCAGGATG GTGATCCAGGCGTCGGGCAGCGTGGATCTGGCTCGCAGCGTCGTGGTTCCCCTGCTGACCAGAGAGGCCATCGACTTCCTCCACTCCTCAGGAACAGCTGAGGAGAGACACCTGTGGGTCACTCTGGGAGACGGGTGGACAAAGTGCAG GTTGGAGTGGCCCAAGGACCATTACTTTGCTCCCTGCGTGCTGAAGTTTCGTGACGGCTGGGAGCCTCCTGCGTTACCAGTGGTGACTGCGAGTCGGGAACAGGAGCTGACCCAGCTGGCCGAGAGCCTTACCAACGCTGAGGTCCAGAGACAAGACGAGCTGCAGCTCAGACTGGCCCAGGAG cagtcgGCGGTGCAGATGTTCCCTCCTGCAGATGGGTACGCCTTCACCAACACCACCTACAAACGCATGCAGATCCTGGATCAGGACACGGCCATGGCTGCATTTAAACAGGCTGTCAGCCGCCATGTCGACCG AGGTTTCGATGGAGACTGCAGAGGTCCGGCTAAACTTTTCGCCAAATCTAAATATGACTTTGTGGCAAGAAACAACACGGAGCTGTCTGTCCTCAAAGACGAGGTGGTCGAG GTTCTTGATGACAGGAAGCAGTGGTGGAAAGTCCGCAATGGTGCCGGGGCGTCCGGCTACGTGCCCAACAACATCCTGGAGGTCACCAAAGCAGTGGACATCACGGGCCGAGGAGAGCCCATCTACAGCCACACCATCCAG AAGCAGACTACGAAGACGGACTACATCCCCAGTAAACCTGTAGTAACGCCGATGCCGCCGGCCCCCACGCCGCCTCCTCCGGCCCCCAACAGGCTCCCCACGCCACCGCTGCCTCCCCCGGCTGCAGAAGCCGGCAGCAGCACGATCAGCCGCCAGAACAGCAGCACGTCCAGCGACAACGGCAGCATCGCCATCAGGGACCAGAACCACCAGAGACCTGCAGCCGGAACCC GCAGGAAATCGAACATGGAGGAGGTTCAGGACGAGCTGATGCACAGACTGACTTTGGGCCGCAGCGCTCAGAAGAAGCTCCCGGCTCCACCCCGCAGCAACAGCAACCTGCCGTCCATCAGCATCACCTATGACTCCTCACCTGAGGACGTCAGAACCTGGTTGGAGGCCAAAGGCTTCAGCCCAGT cacCATCACCAGCCTCGGCGTGCTGACCGGGGCTCAGCTCTTTTCTCTCAACAAAGAGGAGCTGAAGACGGTTTGTCCTGACGACGGAGCTCGAGTCTACAGTCAGGTCACGGTGCAGAAGGCTGCGCTCGAG AAGAGTTCAGGCTCTGAGCTCGAGGAGATCATGAGGAGGCGGCAGGAGAAACTGGCAGCCAGCACCTGTGATTCAGGGGTGGAGTCTTTTGATGAAGGCAGCACCCACTGA
- the eps8a gene encoding epidermal growth factor receptor kinase substrate 8a isoform X6, which yields MNGYETPVLASGIFGSYSSHVNGHGSHSPEPPKNKAKSSAKALYEQRKHYTKTSINSLTDTSQYQVEHLTTFVLDRKDGMITVDDGIRRLRLLDAKGKVWTQEMLLQVEEKSVSLIDQETKNELENFPIGTIQHCQAVTNACSYDSILALVCKESGQTKPDLHLFQCDDIKATLVHADIDSAMTDAKGGKVKKRPETLKMILKSDGVIPPPPAAPAPEPPASSAQVDVKSRAAAWSAWTSEQQDPDEKQRQTTEEDGPVEMTAARVDRDVQILNHILDDIEFFVTKLQKAAEAFTELSKRKKIKKGKKRGPGEGVLTLRSRPPGEDEFIDCLQKFKHAFNQLGKLKDHIQNPSAVDLVHFLFSPLRMVIQASGSVDLARSVVVPLLTREAIDFLHSSGTAEERHLWVTLGDGWTKCRLEWPKDHYFAPCVLKFRDGWEPPALPVVTASREQELTQLAESLTNAEVQRQDELQLRLAQEQSAVQMFPPADGYAFTNTTYKRMQILDQDTAMAAFKQAVSRHVDRGFDGDCRGPAKLFAKSKYDFVARNNTELSVLKDEVVEVLDDRKQWWKVRNGAGASGYVPNNILEVTKAVDITGRGEPIYSHTIQKQTTKTDYIPSKPVVTPMPPAPTPPPPAPNRLPTPPLPPPAAEAGSSTISRQNSSTSSDNGSIAIRDQNHQRPAAGTRRKSNMEEVQDELMHRLTLGRSAQKKLPAPPRSNSNLPSISITYDSSPEDVRTWLEAKGFSPVTITSLGVLTGAQLFSLNKEELKTVCPDDGARVYSQVTVQKAALEKSSGSELEEIMRRRQEKLAASTCDSGVESFDEGSTH from the exons ATGAACGGATACGAGACTCCAGTTCTGGCCTCTGGGATCTTCGGCTCCTACAGCTCACACGTCAA CGGCCATGGCTCTCACTCTCCTGAGCCTCCTAAAAACAAAGCCAAGTCCAGTGCCAAAGCTCTGTACG AACAAAGGAAACATTACACCAAAACCAGCATCAACAGCCTGACGGACACGTCGCAGTACCAGGTGGAG CATCTGACCACATTTGTGTTGGACCGTAAAGACGGGATGATCACCGTGGACGATGGGATCAGACGTCTTCGTCTGCTGGACGCTAAAGGGAAAGTCTGGACTCAGgagatgctgctgcaggtggaggAGAAAAGTGTCAGCCTCATCGACCAGGAGACGAAG AACGAGTTGGAGAACTTCCCCATCGGGACCATCCAGCACTGTCAGGCTGTGACCAACGCCTGCAGCTACGACTCCATCCTGGCTCTGGTGTGTAAAGAGTCGGGTCAGACTAAGCCAGACCTCCACCTGTTCCAGTGTGATGACATCAAG GCCACTCTGGTCCACGCAGACATAGACAGTGCCATGACCGACGCCAAAGGAGGCAAAGTGAAGAAGCGACCAGAGACTCTGAA GATGATCCTGAAGAGTGACGGGGTCATCCCCCCTCCCCCAGCAGCTCCCGCCCCTGAACCCCCGGCGTCGTCCGCTCAGGTGGACGTAAAGAGCCGAGCGGCGGCCTGGTCGGCCTGGACCAGTGAGCAGCAAGACC cagatgagaagcagagacagacgacagaagAGGACGGGCCGGTGGAGATGACGGCAGCCAGAGTGGACCGAGACGTG caaaTCCTGAACCACATCCTGGATGACATCGAGTTCTTCGTCACCAAACTTCAAAAGGCTGCCGAGGCTTTTACCGAGCTCTCCAAGAGGAAGAAGATCAAGAAAGGCAAAAAGAGAGGTCCAGGAG AGGGGGTCCTGACTCTTCGCTCCAGACCTCCGGGGGAGGACGAGTTCATCGACTGTCTGCAGAAGTTCAAACACGCCTTCAACCAGCTG GGGAAACTGAAGGACCACATCCAGAACCCCAGCGCTGTGGACCTGGTTCACTTCCTGTTCAGCCCCCTCAGGATG GTGATCCAGGCGTCGGGCAGCGTGGATCTGGCTCGCAGCGTCGTGGTTCCCCTGCTGACCAGAGAGGCCATCGACTTCCTCCACTCCTCAGGAACAGCTGAGGAGAGACACCTGTGGGTCACTCTGGGAGACGGGTGGACAAAGTGCAG GTTGGAGTGGCCCAAGGACCATTACTTTGCTCCCTGCGTGCTGAAGTTTCGTGACGGCTGGGAGCCTCCTGCGTTACCAGTGGTGACTGCGAGTCGGGAACAGGAGCTGACCCAGCTGGCCGAGAGCCTTACCAACGCTGAGGTCCAGAGACAAGACGAGCTGCAGCTCAGACTGGCCCAGGAG cagtcgGCGGTGCAGATGTTCCCTCCTGCAGATGGGTACGCCTTCACCAACACCACCTACAAACGCATGCAGATCCTGGATCAGGACACGGCCATGGCTGCATTTAAACAGGCTGTCAGCCGCCATGTCGACCG AGGTTTCGATGGAGACTGCAGAGGTCCGGCTAAACTTTTCGCCAAATCTAAATATGACTTTGTGGCAAGAAACAACACGGAGCTGTCTGTCCTCAAAGACGAGGTGGTCGAG GTTCTTGATGACAGGAAGCAGTGGTGGAAAGTCCGCAATGGTGCCGGGGCGTCCGGCTACGTGCCCAACAACATCCTGGAGGTCACCAAAGCAGTGGACATCACGGGCCGAGGAGAGCCCATCTACAGCCACACCATCCAG AAGCAGACTACGAAGACGGACTACATCCCCAGTAAACCTGTAGTAACGCCGATGCCGCCGGCCCCCACGCCGCCTCCTCCGGCCCCCAACAGGCTCCCCACGCCACCGCTGCCTCCCCCGGCTGCAGAAGCCGGCAGCAGCACGATCAGCCGCCAGAACAGCAGCACGTCCAGCGACAACGGCAGCATCGCCATCAGGGACCAGAACCACCAGAGACCTGCAGCCGGAACCC GCAGGAAATCGAACATGGAGGAGGTTCAGGACGAGCTGATGCACAGACTGACTTTGGGCCGCAGCGCTCAGAAGAAGCTCCCGGCTCCACCCCGCAGCAACAGCAACCTGCCGTCCATCAGCATCACCTATGACTCCTCACCTGAGGACGTCAGAACCTGGTTGGAGGCCAAAGGCTTCAGCCCAGT cacCATCACCAGCCTCGGCGTGCTGACCGGGGCTCAGCTCTTTTCTCTCAACAAAGAGGAGCTGAAGACGGTTTGTCCTGACGACGGAGCTCGAGTCTACAGTCAGGTCACGGTGCAGAAGGCTGCGCTCGAG AAGAGTTCAGGCTCTGAGCTCGAGGAGATCATGAGGAGGCGGCAGGAGAAACTGGCAGCCAGCACCTGTGATTCAGGGGTGGAGTCTTTTGATGAAGGCAGCACCCACTGA